TCACATAGACCATCCTGAAAAATTCCATGCTTTTTTAACGACCAAAAACTTATCTAATTTTGCCATTTGTGCATTGGATCTTGCCGCTTGGGACCTTTATGGAAAACTCAACAAAAAACCGCTTTACGATATTTGGCGTACCGGCAACACTTCTTATCCTATAACCAATTACACTATAGGCATTGCTCCCATTGAAAAAATGGTAGAGAAAATGAAAGAAATGCCATGGCCCATCTATAAAATAAAATTGGGCACTGAAAATGATGTTGCTATAGTAAGAGAACTCCGTGAGCATACAGATTCTATTTTTAGAATAGACGCCAATTGTGCATGGTCTGCCGAAGAAACTATTGCCAACGCTCCTTTACTAAAAGAATTGGGTGTTGAGTTTTTAGAGCAACCGCTTAAAGCCGATAATTGGGAGGGAATGGAAAAAGTGATGCATCATAGTGTACTTCCCGTAATTGCAGATGAGAGTTGTATTGTAGAAAGTGATGTTCAAAAGTGTGCATTGCACTATAGTGGTATTAATATTAAACTAACAAAATGTGGAGGCATTACTCCTGCCCTACGCATGATTGCCGAAGCCAAAGAAATGGGAATTAAAGTAATGATAGGTTGTATGACAGAATCTACCGTTGGTATTTCTGCCATAGCGCAATTGGTACCTCAATTGGATTATGTTGATATGGATGGCCCCCTATTACTAAAAAATGATATTGCAGATGGTGTGAAAATACTAGCGGACGGAAAACTCATTTTTCCAAAACTGAATGGAACCGGAGTAAGCCTAAGGTCATGAACCATTATATAGATACATTTCCTGGAAGAAAAATTATCATTAATGAAGTACCTCACCTTTATTTTGGAGGCACTTCATATCTTGCACTGCAGATGGACAATGATTTTCAAAAACTGTTCATTAACAATATTAAAAAATACGGCACCAATTACGGGGCTTCCAGAAAATCTAACATCCGGCTATCGGTATTTGAAAAAGCTGAGAATTATTTGGCTAATTTAATTGGTAGCGAAGGATGTATTACCCTATCATCTGGGTATTTGGCCGGTCAGTTTTTAGCTCAGGCACTCAATTCCAAGGAACATTATTTTTTCTATGCACCCAACACACACTCCGCGCTGTACCAAATTAAGAGAAAACCGTTCACGACCTTTGCCGCATTGAACATAGCCGTTCGCGAACATCTAACCTCCAACAAAACTACCCCAATAGTATTTTTAGACAGCATAGATTTTTCTGGATGCAACTACCCCAGTTTTGAAGCTTTACAAGTACTACCTTTAGAAGAGATTGTTTTAGTAGTAGATGACTCCCATGGTTTGGGTGTAGTTGGCGAAAACGGAGGCGGTGTGCATTCCATTTTATCAAAATTAAATATAAAAGAACTCATAGTTTGCGGATCATTGGGTAAGGGTTTCGGAATTCAAGCAGGGGCCATTTTTGGAACAAGTGAGCGCATCAAATCATTAACCGAAACTTCTTTCTATGGAGGCGCAAGTCCTGCAACGCCAGCTGCTATGGCCACTCTTTTACAAGCCAATTTTATTTACGATGTGAAAAGAAAACGACTGCAACGAAATATGCATCATTTTTCTAGTCATCTCAAAAAGCGAAAAAAATTCCACTTTATGGAAGGCCATCCCGCCTACTCCTTTTCGGACATACAACTAACCGAATACCTTGAAGCCAACCGAATTATTGTTACCAGCTTTCCTTATCCAGATGAAAGTGCGCCGCTTATGAGCAGAATTGTATTGAGTGCTGCCCATAAAAAAAAGGATATTGAGCACGTATTACATTGCATCAATATCCTTCCTTAGGAATTTTGGTCAATTTTTAATCCCTATCCCACCAAACAGGGTCTCCTATATCTTTGGTTACCGCCTCAACCTGTTCACCGTTTCTGGTTTGTTCCGATGCCGGGTACTGAGCTCTTCTTACCCATTCTTCATTTAATATTTCGTTATGTCCCACGGGCAATTCCAAGCCTATAAACACATTGGGGTCAAAGTCATATCTTCTTAGGTCAACAAATGATTCTGGATTTAAAAAAGTAGCAATAAACTTTTCACGCATAATTAAAGCCATTGTTAAGTTATCGGCACCAACAGCAACGGATGCATCGGTTAAGTAGGTTGCTTTATCGGCTGGCAAAACACTAAGCTTGTCCATATTCGCTTCAATTCCTTCCAAATAAGCATTATAAGCTTCGATGGAACCACCAACAGAAGTTGCGTCACCACCATCCTGAAGGAACAAGGCTTCCGCTTCCATAAATTTTAATTCAGAATAGCTTCCTAATAGTACCGGAGCTGTTTGAGAAGAATAAAAATTATTCGCTCCAAGGTCTGTGTTAGCACTCACCCCGTCATCTTCTTCCGATTCTGCTATTTCATGACTTCCCGCAGAACCGTTAATAGCTCCTCTATATTCCGTATCATCACCTATTGTTGTGATAAGAGGTAAACGTGGATCAAGTGCTACAGCAGCAAAAGGTATAGAGGTACCATCCATAAGGCTTACCAATTGATCAGATAATAAAACTGAAAAGTTTCCGGTATTGTTAGGCAAAACAACCCCTGAGTTCCACGGGTTGAAGTTCCTTTCATTGTACATTAGCTGAAAATCATCTTCATTGCTTGAAAAGCTAGAAGATACATTAGCCAATACACCCTCAATTGCTTCGGTTTGGTTTACCTCAGATAAATGAAGCGCATACTTAGCCTTTAAGAAATAAGCCGTTTTAGTCCATTTTGAGAGGTCTCCGTTGTAAATCAAATCGTCTTCACCTATGGTACTGGTATCCGAGGTTTCCAACAAAGTAATTGCCTCATCCAACAAACTATTTATTTGAGTGTAAATGCTTTCTTGCGAATCATATGAAGGCTTAAAATCGTCTTCACCTTGTAAGGCCGAAGAAAAAGGTACATCTCCCCACTGATCCGTGGCAAGCCCTAAATTAAATGCCTGTAACACCTTTGCCACACCCAAGTAATGAGTAGCACCACTTTCTTCGGCAATTGTAACTACTTGGCTCAAATCTGCCAATGCCTGCAAATAAATATTGCTCCACCCCCCACTGATCTGAACTTCTTCTTGCGTATCTGCCCCAGGCTCAAAATAAGAGGCCAATTGCTGCGAATATTGACATATACTTAAGGCTATACTATAATGTGCAGAGGATGAATTGTAAATAGCCGTAGTCAATAAATCTGCTTCCGTGACATTTTCAGGAAGCTCTTTGTTCGGATCTACGTTATCGCCCAAATAATCATCACAACCAATTAAAAAAGCGGTCGTTACCGTAATCGATAATATATATTTTAAAACTTTCATTTTTCTAGAAATTAAGGTTAAGACCAAATATGAACGACTTTGTATTAGGTATGTTAAGCCCGGTAAAACCATAAGCATTTGTACCGGCACTAAACTGACTACCCTCTGGATCATACCCCCTGAAAGGCGTATCTAACCATAGATTAGTACCTGTAAAACTGAAACCCATTGTTGTAAAAGGAGTATTTTTTATCAGTTTATTAGGAAGGTCATAAGACAAAGTAACATTCCGCAAACGCCACCAGGAAGCGTCTTGAACCAATATTTCCGAAGCACGATTGTACACGGAAGAACTTCTATAGTAATTTTCATCTATTAACACCGGAATGTTATTTGGGGAACCATCAGCCAGAACTCCGTCCAATACAATTTCGGCATCACGGAATTCTGTAATAGCCAAAACTCCGTTACGGATACCATTTCGTTGTCCTGAGTCATAAAGTTCACCACCTTCTTTTCTTTCCAACAAAAATGATAATGCCAACCCTTTATACTTAACAGTACTACTAACACTTCCTAACCAATCTGGAAGTGCGTTCCCCACTTTAACCCGATCGGAAGGGTTATTGGCCACGATGATAGGAAAACCGTCATCACCAATTAACCGACTACCATTTTCATGTGTTGCATAAACGTATCCAAAAAGGTCTCCGGGAGCTCCACCAACTTCCAGTTTGGAAACTACCCCGGGAAAACCACTATCGGCAAAAATAATTTCATCTATTCCGTTAGGTAATGAAATAACTTCCGCTTCAACCTTCGACCAGTTCAAAGTAACATCCCATTGAAAGTTATCGTTCCTTACAGGAACAATGTTTACCAATGCTTCCAATCCTTTATTTTCAATTTCGCCTGCATTCAAAACAAACGTATTAAAACCAGAGGATTGAGCAACCGGTACGGGCAAAATTTGGTCCTTACTATTTTGTTTGTAGTAGGTAAAATCTATTCCGAAACGATTATTGAAAAACTTGAGCTCCCCACCAACTTCAATTGAAGCTGTACGTTCTGGTCTTAATGTACTTGACCCTCCTGAGCTATCCCGGGAAAGACCATCTACAGTTCCAAACGGAAAATTAGAAGGTTGATCATAATAAACTCCTACATAGGCAGGGGCATCCTTACCCACTTCTGCATAAGAGGCCCTAAATTTGGCATAGGTTAAAAAGTCCGGTAAGCTTCCTGCGTCCTGAAGGGTTTGAGATAGAACGTAGCTTAAATTGAACGACGGATAAAAGAAACTTCTATTCTCTTTTGGCAGTGTGGATGACCAGTCATTTCTTCCTGTTACGTTTAAAAATAACGTATTCTTGTACTCTAACCTTGCATCTCCGAACAAACCAACAATTTTACGTTCGGCTCCGCCAATATCCTCAAAGAAGTTATTTGCTTGACCAAAAGCCGTTAGATTGTTCGGATCAAGACCTTCGGCACGCAAAGTAAGCCTTCTAGTTTTTGTATCCGATATTTGGTTTCCTACCAGGATAGACGCAGAAAAATCTTCGTTAAAATCTTTTGATAGGGTAACGAACAAATTAGATGTCAACTCATTATAATTTAAAGCTTCATCAACAATAAAACCTTGGGTTGCAGAACCAGGGTCAATATCTGGTGGAACAAAACGGAGTCTTGAATCATGATAATTATCCACTCCCAACTGGTATTGCACGGATGCCCAATCATTAAATTTATAATTGAATTTTGTATTGGCCAAAATTCTATTGACCCTACTGTCCAAATAGCTTACTTCTGCAAAATAACGAGGGTTATCTACAACACCTGCCGTGTAATTTTTTTCATTTCCATTAGGTAAGACATAATCATTTATATCTATAGTTGGAGACCAATAAGAAAGAGAACTCATAATGGATTTATCTCCACCATTTGGTAATCTTCCATCTGATACAATGTATGAAATAGAGGGTTCTACCGTAAATTTATCGGTAACGTTAAAAGTACCTGAAAGTTTAAGTGACGTTCTGTCAAAATAGGTGTTAGGTACCAAGCCTTCATCATCAGACCGGGATATGGAACCAAAATAGGTGTAGCTCTCACCACCTCCACTTATATTTAAAGAGTTATTCGTAGTAAAAGCCCTATTGAAAAAATTCTTGAAGTTATCATAGTTTTGGTCGTTCGGGCCATATTCAGGTCCTAATGTCCAAAACCCAAAAGTGCGGTCATCAGCAAAATCATAACCATCCGGAGCATTGTTATTTGATGTAGATACGATTTCACCGCCTCTACCTTCTCTCCATTTTGTTTGAACATCAGGTGTTTTATTTACCTCTTGCCACCCAATACTTGTTCTAAGGTTGAACTTGGTTTCGCCATTCTTTCCTTTCTTAGTAGTAATGACAACAACCCCGTTTGCAGCCCTTACACCGTACAAAGCGGTAGCAGCGGGACCCTTTAATATGGAAACGCTTTCTACATCATTAGGGTTGATGTCCGCCCCTCTGTTAGTGAAGGAAAACTGCTCCGAAGACGAGGGTGCATTGGACCCTGTACTCGGTAAAAGGTTACCCGTTGTAGCTTCATTACTTATAGGTATACCATCTACAACAAATAATGGCTGGTTATTTGCCGAAGGATTTAAAGAGGTGATTCCCCTAATGATAATACTAGAACCTGCGCCGGCAGCACCACTACTAGAATTGATGTTAACCCCGGCAACTTTACCTTGTATTCCACTTAAAACATCTCCGTTGTTATCTCGGTTAAGCTCATCAGAGCCAATTTCTTGAATGGCATAACCAACAGAGCGCTTCTCCTTTTTAATACCTAGAGCTGTAACCACAACCTCATTAAGTTGTTGGGCATCTTCTTCTAAAACCACATTAATGGTTTGGTCCCCACCTATAGTGACGGTCTTACTTTTCATACCTATATAAGTAAAGTTGAGTACATCACCTTCGGAAGCTGATATGATATAATTGCCATCAAAATCCGTTGTAGCACCTTTATTGGTTCTTTCTACTACGATAGAAACACCTGGTAAGGGTACCTCTTTTGTATCAGTGACATTTCCTGAAATCGTTTGACCGAACGATGTATACGAACAAAGTAGGGCAAACATTACGAGTGTAATATTCTTCATATTTATTTGGAGTTAGTTTATCTACTAAAATTAGCAAATAATTAACTAAAACACAGCGCTCGCGAAGAGAAATCACACATCCGTAAAATACATTCTTCTTTTTGTCAATCTCTCTATTTTATCCTTTTTTGATTTTGAAATACCCAATTATGAAGATTTTACCTACACTAAGAATATCGTAATTTATTGTTACAAAAAATACTATTTTAACAAATTTTGTTGTAACTTATTGATGCAAAACCGCTTATCCACTTAAACTACACTATTATGAAAAAACTATTAGGATTGGCATTATTGATGCTTCTGCTCATCTCCGCAACAGGAACAAAATCTGTTGAATCTGAACTTCACCCTTCAATAGAAGGAACCTGGGAACTTGTTAGCCGCTACAACTATGACGGTGAAAATGTTACTGACACACTTACTCCTGTAAAAGGATATAGCCAAATCAAAATGTTCTATAACGGTAAAGTTATGTGGACACGATACACACCCAATAAGACTGTAGAGTGGTTTGGATATGGTTCTTACGAAGCTACGGATAATACCTTAGTAGAAAAGCTAGAATACATGTCTGCTTCCATGAGAAAAATTGCCAATGAAGATATGCAATGGAACATGGAACTACAATTGGACAACAATACTTTTACCCAAATTTCACTAGATGAAGATGGGGGACGTATTGCCTCTGAGAACTATCATCGTATTGATTAAAAAAGCTCCTAACGGTTTATTTTAGACCGATGTTACAGAATCTTATATGATAACCTTAAAAAACACTTGGCAATGAAAAAAATAATTACCGTAATCTGTGTTTCTTTCTTACTTGTCTCCGCTGCAAAATATGAAGCTCCGGAAGCTACCTACCATCCTACTATTGAGGGTACATGGGAATTAGTTAGCCATTATAACTATAACGATGGTATTCACCCATCAGACACATTATTGGTTGCAGATGGGTATCGTCAAATTAAAATGTATTACAATGGTAAAGTTATGTGGACTCGTTATGTACCCAACGATTCTGTGGAATGGTTTGGATATGGTTCTTATGAAACTACAGATCGTACTCTTACTGAAAAACTAGAATATATGTCCGCCTCCATGAGGAAAATTGCCAATTCTGATATGAAATGGGAAATGGAACTTCAATTGGAAAAGAATAGATATAGTCAGATTTTTAGAGACGAGGAAGGAAATAGAATCAACTCTGAAAATTACAGGCGTTTGGATTGAAAATTTAATTAAGAGGACTAAAAAAAGCTGCATTATATGCAGCTTTTTTTAGTCCTCTTATATGGCTTACTTAAACCGTTTCCTGTGGTGTTTCTACAGTAGCCAAATAGCGTTCTGCATCTAACGCAGCCATACAACCCGTACCTGCAGCTGTAACCGCTTGGCGGTATTCTCTATCTTGAGCGTCTCCACTTGCAAAAACACCAGGCTTGTTAGTTTTAGTAGACTTTCCTTTGGTAATGATATACCCTGTATCGTCCATATCTAACTGTCCTTTGAATATATCTGTACTTGGTTTATGACCAATAGCTATAAAAAGACCTGTTATGGCAATATCTTCCTTAGCCCCAGTTTGGTTATTGACCATACGCAGACCTTCAACAACTTGTTCGCCTAGAACTTCATCTACCTCCGTATTATATCTAATCTCTATATTACTTAGACTTTCAACGCGATGTTGCATTGCTTTGGATGCACGCATATGATCCTTACGGACTAACATAGTTACTTTATTACAGATATTAGCTAAATAAGACGCCTCTTCTGCAGCAGTATCTCCTGCACCAACAATAGCCACATCTTGACCTTTGTAAAAGAATCCATCACAAACCGCACATGCAGAAACACCACCACCACGCAAACGTTGTTCACTAGGGATGTTCAAATATTTTGCTGATGCACCTGTAGAAATAATTATAGTTTCCGCTTCTATAGTTTTATTATCGTCTATAGTTACTTTATGAATGCCACCAACTTTATCACTCAATTCAACGGCCGTTGCCATACCAATACGAACTTCAGTTCCAAAACGTTCTGCCTGTTGTTGTAACTGCACCATCATACTAGGGCCATCTATTCCTTCTGGATAGCCAGGGAAATTATCAACCTCTGTTGTAGTGGTCAATTGTCCTCCAGGTTCCATTCCTGTATATACAACCGGTTTTAAATCTGCACGAGCCGCATAAATTGCCGCTGTATAACCTGCAGGTCCCGATCCTATAATCATCGTTTTAAGCCTTTCTATTTTATCAGACATAATCAAATACTCTTTTTAAATAGTTAAAAAACAAAAATAGCCTTTTTGTAAAAAGACCCTTCTAAAAGTTATTAAAACTTTTAGCATTTGGTCGTATTTGTCCCCAGTACTTACAACAGTCCAAACCTACTATAAACAGGCATTTACAAGAGGTTTTCCATGTGAATCAAAATAACTATCAACAAAAAGTTATTCAAAAACCAAACCCTTGGTACAAGCTTCTCGTAAATACTTATTGAAAAATACCTAGACTATGGATGATTTAGTATTGACAAGTACAATTATAGAAGACTCTCCATTTCACTCTAATCAGCTAGCACAGTTAATAGACCAGAACCCGAATTTAAGTCTTAAAAATGTATATAGAAACGGAATAGATGCTAAAAATCACAAAGCAAATGAGGAGGTAGATCTTCTTTTTTTAACTGTAGAACTCCCTTTAATTACAGGTTTTGACTTAATTGAGACTTTTAAAGAAAGTCCCAAAATTATTCTAGTGAGCAATACACCAGACCATGCTTTTAGAGCTTTTGATTATGATATAACAGATTACTTATTAAAACCCATTTTACCCGCAAGGTTTCAAAAATCAGTAGATAAAGTACTGCGTAACGCGAAATTAAATACAAACAATAAAGATGAAGAGCATTTTTTTGTTAAAAGTAACTCTAGGAAAGTAAAAGTAAATTATAAGGATATAAAATGGATAGAGGCCTTAGGAGACTATGTAAAATTAGTTACTGAAAAGTCTAACCACATTGTACTATCTTCAATGAAAGCTTTTGAAGAAAGGTTACCCAATTCACAATTTGTACGTATTCACAAATCATATATTATCAACCTAAAAAGAATAGAGAAGTTCAATAATACTATGGTGGAAGTTGAAGGTAAGAAAATAACTTTAAGCAGAAGCAGGAGAGATTCTTTTATGAGCGCTATTGGGACCTCTTAAATTTTGCCTTACCTCAATCGTTTACGGGTATTACTAAAAAAGGGATTTCAACACAGAAGCTTACTTTTTTAATAACTGGCTCCCTCATTATACTTCCAAAAAAATCTCGCTCATGTTTAATCATTGTCAAAAAATCTACATCTAACTCCTTTATAAAAACCTGTATGCTCTTTGTTTTATTGGTAAAGTTTGGCATCCAATGATAGTTTGGCTTAAACACTTTTAAGTAAACATCTAATGTATTTTTATTAGACGCCTGGATAGAATCTAATTGCTTTTCTTCATTTATATGCATAATATGCATTGATGATTTAAAACGAGAAAGAACTTGTTTTACGGGTGCCAAAATATCTGCAGAGAAATTTCTTTTATAATTTGTTACCAAAGCCAATTTTTCAGGTTTTTTATAAAAACAACCCTCAGGAACCACCAATACGGGACACCTTGATACTTTTAAAACATTCCTTGTCCTGGTTCCTAAAAATATAGATTTTGCTCCAGTTGCTCCTTGAGTGCCCATTACAATCACGTCTATCTCTTCTTTTGATGTAACTTTTAACACCTCAACTAATAAAGATTCTAATGCTATATGCGTTACAAATTTATGCTTCTCGTTTTGGTTCAAATGCTCTATTTCACTGCAGAACTCATTTATTTGAGCTTCGGTTTCTGATTGCCAGTTATCGCCAAGCCCAACGTACGCCGGTGATCCCAATATATAATCTACCCTATAAGCCATAGGAGTATATGTATGTAAAATATAGAAAACACATTCATCATCTTTATAATAATGCAGTGCATAATCTATGGCATTTCTAGAATTTTCAGAAAAATCGGTGGGCAAAAGGACTTTTAGCATGACTTTTGATTTGTTTTATAAAATTATAATCTTCTAAAGAGAGAAAACATGACATCTATCAGTTTTACACTTAAAAATTACCAAATTTTAAAATCATTCCTTATTTTAAGAATGCCTTTGAGCCAGTAAATTTTTAAACTATATATTTGTAATCACTAACCTATTTTTTTCTGGCCCCACAACTGTAAAAAGAAGGTGATTAATTAATGAATATTTAACCTCATTAAGAAGTTATATACTTTTTAAAAAATCCTCTTATTATGAACTCTGTAAAATTAACGTGTGTAGTTATAGACGACTCTAAAACGCAACGCACGGCAGTTGCCAAACTTATAAAAAATCATATCAATCTCCGTTTTATTGCCGACTACAAGAACGCTGTGGATGCACAAAAACATATGGGAGAAAATAATGTTGACCTCGTTTTTCTAGATATAGAAATGCCCCTAATAAATGGGTTTCAATTTATAGACTCTTTAAAAAACCGTCCGCAAATTATTCTTATATCTGCTAAAGAACAGTATGCCATGCAGGCTTTTGATTATGATGTAACGGATTATCTTCTAAAACCTATTGGCCAAAATCGTTTTAACACCGCCATTAAAAAAGCACTTCAAAATAATATTGAAGTTGAAGAAAATGAGGACGACTATATTTTTGTAAACAGCAAACTCAAAAAAGTAAAATTACCTCTTGGTGACATAAAATGGGTTGAAGGCCTTGGTGATTATATTAAAGTCATCACGGAAGAAAAAAATATTTTAATCTTGTCTACCATGAAATCTTTTGCGGAAAAACTTCCGGAAGACAGGTTCCTAAGGGTTCATAAATCATATATTATTAACCTTGATAAGGTTGAGAAATTTAATGGATCTCAAGTTGAAGTATGTGGACATTCAATTCCGCTAAGTAGACATAAAAAACTAGCATTAGAAGACGCATTATTGAACTCCCAAGCTCACTAGTCTTCTCCTAAAAAACAAAAAGGCCAATCTTAAGATTGGCCTTTTAGCTTATATTTTTGTTGTGCCTCCACTTGGCCGCACCTCAAAAGCTTCCAGAGTAATATCGAACTTATCTTTGTACGCCTTTGTAGCTGCGCTTACAAAATCTCCTACCGCACTTTCGTGTACGATGTTCAATGTACATCCACCAAAGCCTCCTCCGGTCTGTCGCGCTCCTAGAACTTGATTATTATTTTTTGAGAAATCTACCAAGAAATCAGATTCAGGGCAACTTACTTCATACTCTTTACTAATCCCATCATGGGCCTTATAAAGGATTTGACCCACCTCCTTAAGGTTATTCTGCTTTAATGCCTCAACCATTTCCAACACCCTATCATTTTCCTTTACAATAAAAGAACATCTATTGTAAACTATGGGATTCATATCATCCTTAAATGCAAGAAGCATTTCTTCATCAACATCTCGCAAAGATTTTACATTGGAATTTTTCTTTTGAATAACAGCAACACCTTGCTCACATTCTTGCTTACGCGTATTATACTCACTTGAAGCTAGATTATGGGAAACTTTAGTATTAAGAAGTATTATTTTATACGGATTTAAATCTATTGGAATATGCTTGTATTCTAAAGAACGGCAGTCCAAAAGAATAACATTTCCAGCCTCACTCATAACGGAAGCAAATTGATCCATAATACCACATTGCGTACCCACGTAGGTGTGCTCTGCAGTTTGTGAGAGTTGTACCATTTCTATCTTGGACAGGCCCAAATCAAACATCTCATTAAGACCAAAAGCCAATCCACACTCTAATGCCGCGGAAGAACTTAGTCCTGACCCTGTAGGTAAGTTACTTTCTACAATACAATCAAAACCTCTTACCTTATCCGTTCGTTTTGAGATTTCATTTAATACACCAAGAATATAATTCTCCCACTCTACCTTACTTACGGCTATTGTATTCAAATCTATTTCAAAACCCGTATCGTATGTTTTACTATATACATGGCATTGATTATCTGAACCGTTCTTTTTAAAACTAAAAGTGATGTTCTTTTCTATAGCCGTTGGCAATACATACCCCATATTATAATCGGTATGCTCACCTATAAGGTTAATTCTACCTGGGGATGATATGACCAATTCTGGCTTAAAATTTTCTAAAAACTGCATAAGAGAAATTATTTATTTTGAATTACGAACCATTTCTGGCGTGGCAACGGTCCTAAAACCTAAATGTTCTAACGATGAATCTAAACTAGTAGCCATGCGAGATGAAACTCTATAACTAGCACAGTAACTGGCGTTACATAAAAACGACCCGCCTTTCATAACTTTTTCTCTCGCGTATGGATCTCTTTCATTATAGGCTTGATCTGCCCCTACCGGATTTTTTGCTACAGGATAAGTCGCATT
This genomic interval from Zobellia roscoffensis contains the following:
- a CDS encoding LytR/AlgR family response regulator transcription factor; this translates as MDDLVLTSTIIEDSPFHSNQLAQLIDQNPNLSLKNVYRNGIDAKNHKANEEVDLLFLTVELPLITGFDLIETFKESPKIILVSNTPDHAFRAFDYDITDYLLKPILPARFQKSVDKVLRNAKLNTNNKDEEHFFVKSNSRKVKVNYKDIKWIEALGDYVKLVTEKSNHIVLSSMKAFEERLPNSQFVRIHKSYIINLKRIEKFNNTMVEVEGKKITLSRSRRDSFMSAIGTS
- a CDS encoding universal stress protein, which codes for MLKVLLPTDFSENSRNAIDYALHYYKDDECVFYILHTYTPMAYRVDYILGSPAYVGLGDNWQSETEAQINEFCSEIEHLNQNEKHKFVTHIALESLLVEVLKVTSKEEIDVIVMGTQGATGAKSIFLGTRTRNVLKVSRCPVLVVPEGCFYKKPEKLALVTNYKRNFSADILAPVKQVLSRFKSSMHIMHINEEKQLDSIQASNKNTLDVYLKVFKPNYHWMPNFTNKTKSIQVFIKELDVDFLTMIKHERDFFGSIMREPVIKKVSFCVEIPFLVIPVND
- a CDS encoding LytR/AlgR family response regulator transcription factor, whose translation is MNSVKLTCVVIDDSKTQRTAVAKLIKNHINLRFIADYKNAVDAQKHMGENNVDLVFLDIEMPLINGFQFIDSLKNRPQIILISAKEQYAMQAFDYDVTDYLLKPIGQNRFNTAIKKALQNNIEVEENEDDYIFVNSKLKKVKLPLGDIKWVEGLGDYIKVITEEKNILILSTMKSFAEKLPEDRFLRVHKSYIINLDKVEKFNGSQVEVCGHSIPLSRHKKLALEDALLNSQAH
- the galK gene encoding galactokinase: MQFLENFKPELVISSPGRINLIGEHTDYNMGYVLPTAIEKNITFSFKKNGSDNQCHVYSKTYDTGFEIDLNTIAVSKVEWENYILGVLNEISKRTDKVRGFDCIVESNLPTGSGLSSSAALECGLAFGLNEMFDLGLSKIEMVQLSQTAEHTYVGTQCGIMDQFASVMSEAGNVILLDCRSLEYKHIPIDLNPYKIILLNTKVSHNLASSEYNTRKQECEQGVAVIQKKNSNVKSLRDVDEEMLLAFKDDMNPIVYNRCSFIVKENDRVLEMVEALKQNNLKEVGQILYKAHDGISKEYEVSCPESDFLVDFSKNNNQVLGARQTGGGFGGCTLNIVHESAVGDFVSAATKAYKDKFDITLEAFEVRPSGGTTKI